The sequence CGGAGGCGAAGTTCAGGACGGTGAGCAGCGAGGCGAGGGTGACGCCGACCAGGACGCCGACGACCGGGACGCCGCGGCGTTCCACGGTGAAGACGGCCGGGAAGAGGCCGTCCCTGGCGGCGGCGCAGGGGGCCTGGGCGGAGAGCAGGGTCCAGCCGTTGAGCGCGCCGGTCATCGAGACGAGGGCGGCGACGGCGACGGCCGTGCCGCCCCAGGAGCCGCCGAAGACGGTGTTCACGGCGTCGGAGAAGGGCGCGGTGGAGTGGATCAGCCGCTCGTGGGCCACGGTGCCGAACACGGCCAGCGTGCCCAGCAGGTAGACCACCGCGGCGCCGGCGGTGCCGAGCACGCTGGCGCGGCCGACGTTGCGTTCGGGGTCGCGGACCTGGCCCGCGCTCATGGCGGCGGACTCCACACCGAGGTAGCTGAAGAGCAGGATCGCCGCAGCGGCCGTCGTCCCGGCGAGCCAGCCCTCGCCGGTCGCGTCGAAAGGTCCGAGGTTCGCCGGGTCGAAGGCGCTGAGGCCGGCCACCGAGACCACCATCAGGGCGACGAGCTTGAGCACGGTGGAGACGAGTTGGACGGCGCCGACGTACCGGGTGCCGGCCAGGTTGGCGAGCGCGGGCAGCCACTGGACGGCGAGCGCGCAGACGAGGGCGAGGCCGGTGGACCGGCCGACCGGCCACAGCACGTCGAGGTAGCCGACGGCGGCGACGGCGAGCGCGGCGTTGCTGACCCAGGTGGTGATCCAGTAGGACCAGGCGGCCAGGAAGCCGGCGAAGTCGCCGAACTCCTCGCGCGCGTAGACGTACGGGCCGCCGGTGCGCGGGTCGCGGCGTGCGAGCCGGCCGAAGACCAGGGCCAGGGTGATCGCCCCTGCCGTCAGCACGGCGAAGGCCAGCAGGCTGACCGTCCCGTAGGGGGCCACGGCGGCCGGGATCATGAAGATGCCGCCGCCGATGATGTTCCCCATCACCAGTGCGGTCGCGGTCGGCAGACCGAAGCGGCGGCCGGCCGGCGGCGTGGCCGGGGCGTGGGGCGGGGGCGTCGGGTCGACGTCCGTCCGCGCGGGTCGGGGTGCCTGCCGGGTCACGGCCGGGCTGGTCTGCATGGGGGCGTCGGGCCTTTCCTGTCCTGCGCGCTCGGTGGAGCGGACGCCCATGCTGGTGCAGGCGGCACCTTGTACCAAATCGGTGGGATTTGTTCTCCGGACGGGCCCGCCCACCGGAAGACCTGCGGTCGCGAAGCCCCCGGACGGTCACTCGTCCGGCGCCACCGCGCCGACCGGGGTCACGTCCCCGCAGCGGCCATGGCTGCCACGACGACGGCCGCGTCGGCCGTCGCAGCCGTCACGTCCGGCGCGTCCGTCGCGTCCGGCGCGTCCGTCGCGTCCGGCAGCAGGTGCCCCGGCAGGTCCGCCCGGCGCTTGACCCCGAGCTTGCGGTAGGAGCTGGTCAGATGCTGTTCGACGGTGCTGACGGTGAGGAAGAGCTCTTGGGCGATCTGACGGTTGGTGCGGCCGCGCGCCGCCAGCTCGGCCACCCGGAGTTCGGCCCGGCTCAGTGCGACGGGCGGCCGCGCGCCGCCTCCCGGCCCGGGCTCGGCTCGTTCGCCACGATCGCCGCGCGCACCGCGTTCACCTCGGCCGTCGGGCACGCCGACTTCCCGTTCCTTCTCCACCGACCACATGAGCTGTCATCCCCCGATGAACATGCGTGACCGCACGATTCTGCCATGTGCCCGGCAAGCGCATCCACCGCTCGCGCGGGCGGCGGCACCCCGGCCGCCGCCCGTACCCGTCGACCTGCCCCCGCCCTGCCCACCGGCCCGGCAGCACCGGCAGCACCGGCAGCACCGGCCCGGCAGTACCCCGGCCGCCGGCACCGCGTCAGCCCGAGGTGTGCCGCAGGATGTCGAGGACCTCGCCGGTGATCGCGGCCTCGTTCTGCTCGAAGGCCGGCCCGGTCAGCAGCTCGGGCTGATCCGGGAGACCGGTGAGCACCGGGGTGTGCAGGTGGCCGCCGGGCAGCTGCGGGGCGAGTTCCAGGCGCAGCCGGTTGGTGCGGTAGGCGACCTCGTTGGAGAGATAGCCCCCGCCGCCGCCGGCGACCGCCCGCGAGCCGGGGGTCGGGCCGTCCTCCCGGTCGACCGGCGCGGTCCCGCCGGCCGGGATCTCGGTGACGGTGGTGTTCAGCCGCACCGGGTAGGGCTGCTGAACGGCGGTCATCGGGCCGGTGGGCAGGCTGGTGGCGATGAACTCGGCACCCGGGCCCATGCCGGGGGCGGTGACGGGGTGGTCCCGGGTGCCGCCGGAGAGCGCGCCGATGTTGTCGGGATAGGGGTCGGCGGAGCGGGAACGCCCGGCCCAGGCCTCCAGGGTGAACAGCCCGGGATAGCCCTGGCTGATGGTGGTGATGAGGTCCGCGGCGCGGGGCCCGCGGGCGAGCCTCGGGGCGTAGGCGCGCTCCACCGTGCCGAGGTCGAAGTCGCCGTAGCGGACCGGGAACACCACCGAGCGGACCTCGGCCGGGGTGCCGTCGGCGAGGGTGATCCGGCGGCCGGCGAGCTGCAGGGCGGCCGAGCCGGAGGGGTTGGCCCGGCGCGGCTCGGCGTCCAGGCCGAACGGGTCGAAGCCGCTGACGAAGATCCGCCGCACTCCCGGGCGGCCGCCGAACCCGTCGTCGGCCAGCCCGCGCGAGGCGTCCTCGAAGCGCTGCCGCAGCGCGGCCGGGTCGACGGTGAAGCCCGGCTGCCAGCGCGCGAGCCGGACGGTCATGGTGACCCTGGTCCAGTAGAGCGGCCGGTCGTCGGCGGCCGGCAGGTCGCCGCCGGGGCGGCGGCCCTGGGCGCGGTCCACTCCGGCCCGCCAGAGCGCCCCGCCCCAGGCGTCGAGGAGCCGGCCCGCCTCGGCGGAGGTGCGGGCACTGCACAGCGCGGCGGGGAACCGGGTGACGAAGTCGCCGAGGCCGCCGCGTTCGGTCAGCGCGGCGGTCCGCGGGTCCGCGGTGCGGGCCTGTTCCCGGTCGAGCGGCGCGGAGTCGACGGTCCGGCAGCCGGGACCGGCCGCGTGGGCGGTGGCGGCGGCGGGGAGGATCGAGGCGGCGAGAGCGCCGATGAGGGTCGCGGTGAGAGCGGCCCGGCGCCGAACGGTCGTCATGGCATGGACACTACAGAGCGGCTCCGGACTCCACCAGAGCGCCTCGCCATCACGACGCACAGTGACGGCACACCGCCCCCTCCCCCGGAGACCCCCTGCAGAAGCGGCCTCCGCCCCCTGGCGAGTCACGCCCCGTAGCGGTTTACTGGGAGTGAGCAGGGCAGAAACGGAGGCCCGGCGATGGAGTGTCCCCACCCACCCGGATTCCACACCGAGGTCCGCGAGCACTACGCGGCCACCGGCGCCGAAGTGGCCAGGCTGCTGCGCTCGGCGCCCGAGGACGTCTGGACCGCGCCCACCCCGTGCCGCGACTGGGACGTGCGCGCCCTGGTGAACCACCTCGCCGCCCAGCACCTCTGGGTGTGCCAGGCGATCGCCGGCTACACCCCGGCCCAGATCGGCCACCGCTTCGAGGGCGACGTCCTCGGCCGCAACCCCTCGGGCGTCTGGTCCATGGCCGTGCGCAGCGCACAACGCGCGCTCGACCGACCCGGCGCCCCCGACCTGCTGGTCCACCTCGGCTACGGCGTACGGGACGCGGGCGGCTACGCCCGCGAGCTGGTCGCCGAGACCGTCGTCCACGGCTGGGACCTCTCCCGGGCCCTCGGCGAGCACGGCCGGATGCCCCCGGGCTCCGCGCGCTACGCGCTCACGGAGTTCCACGGTTACCGCGACCTGGCCGGCACCGGCCGCTTCGACCCACCGTTCGCCGCGCCGCCGGGCGCGGACGCCGAGGCCCAGCTGCTGGCCCTCACCGGCCGCGACCCGGCGTGGTCTGCCGACCGCATCTGACACCGTCGCATCCCGCGCGGCCGCCGACGTCGGATCAGCGGGCGAGGCGGCCCAGGAGGGCGGAGGCGGACGTGATGCCGAGGGCGGTGGCGAGGGTGAGGACGCCGAAGTCCAGCAGCAGGTGCGACGGGGTGCCGATCAGCAGCCCGCGCAGGGCGTCGACCTGGTAGCTGAGCGGGTTGGCCAGGCTGACCGCCTGGAGCCAGCCCGGCATCAGGTCGACCGGGTAGAGGGCGTTGGAGCCGAAGAACAGTGGCATCGTGATTGCCTGAGTCAAGCCTTTTTCACAACCCTTTTCCGACGCGGCCCCCGGGCCTGACAGACGCTTGGGTGATCAGCCTCCCGGCCGGCGCGCCTGCGGACCGAGGTGGCGGGAAGCTTTGGGCGGGGTCCTGCCGGTGGTGGGGTCGGGCATGGCCGGGGGGCCGTAAGCTCGCGGCGGTCTCGGGCAGGCTTCTGGGCCTGACCGCAATTTGGCCGAGTGGCCCCCCGGCCTTGCCCGACGCGGGCCCCGCCAGCGGTGGGTGCGTAAAGCTTCTCGCCACCGACCATGGCCACAGCGCGGCAGCCATCGATGACGGGCCTTCTCTGGACAACGAAGGACCCCGCCGCGTCGCCATCGCGGAGGGGTCCGGAGGGGAGGCGCCTGAGGCGCAGCATCAGACGGTGCCGAACTCTCCGTTGCGCACAGCATCGACGAAGGCCGTGAACTCGGAAGCACTGAAGACGAGTGCAGGGCCTTCGGGATCCTTGCTGTCTCGTACTGGTACGACGTCGGGGATGTTGCTGGCGATCTCGACGCATTCGCCGCCGTTGCTGCTGTACGAGGACTTGAACCAGTTCGGTCCGCCTGCGGTCACGATAGTTCCCTCCGAAGCTCGCGGATCATCTCAACTGAGTCCGCTTGTGAGAGTGCCTGGCCTTGCAGTTGATAGTAGGCCGTGAGCATGGGCAACACGGCGTCGGTCTCCCGCTCCAGGTGCCCCTGCTGGGCGCTCTCGGCGTAGGACATCAGCGACCGATCCCGCATGGTGAGGATGTAGACAGGCAGGTCGAACGCTCTACGCTCGCCAAGGCGATACGGGGCGAGTTGAAGCATGTTGTTCGGCTCGTTGGCAAACTCAACAAGTCTGTCAAGTTGAGCTGCCATGACAGCGTTCCCGCCGACAGGGCGCCGAACGCAACTTTCATCCAGAACGGCGTGAACCAGCGGCGGCGGTGTCCGCTGCACGTTCACCTGTCGGCTTATGAGGACTCGAACCCGTTCGTCGGCCTGGTCTGGCGTGATACTTCCCCGCTCGACGGCCCCTGCGGCGATTGCTGCCGCGTACTCGGTCGTCTGCAACAAGCCGGGCACGATACCGAGAGTGAACAGGCGCAGTTCCACCGCCTTTGGCTCGTGTTCTACGTACTGAGAGAACCCTGCAAGCAGAGCTGAGTACTTGACCTCGCTCGCTCTCTGGCGGAAGACGCCGTCCTCGGCCGTCCCGAACGCCTTGTCAAGAGCTGTTGAGATCCGTTGAGTTGCTCGCCGCCGACCATTTTCTAGAGCCGAGACATGCGACGCGGTGCAGCCGATAAGACGCGCAAGATGCTCTTGTGTCCAGCCGTGTTGCTCCCGCAACGTGCGGAGGAACACGCCGAACCCTGCGGCGGGCGAAGATTCTGGATCAAGTTCGTTCAGATTCACGCGAGTTCGTCCTACTAATCAACCGGACTGGGCACGTTGAACAGAGTGGGACTCTACGCCACAGTGAAGCCACCCGGTAGTGATCCGACTACGGAAGGGCACTGAGATGCGGCGTGCGAGGGAGCCGGCGGGACCGGACTACTATCCCGAGCTGGGCGAGGTGGTCTATGACCACCTTCACGACAGGACGGGTCACTTCATGGGCACCGTGGGTGGGCAGGTCTACCTGCGTCCCCTTGAGGGTGGGTGTGAGTGGACCACCTATCACAGTGAGATCGAAGCGAGCCTCACCGGGCGCGAGATGCGTTCGCTGAAGCGCGGGTTCGACTCGCGGCGGATGAGCGGCGCGGCGTGAGCACAGCGGATCTTCCGTCGCCGCTCCCCAAGTCGGGGTGGCGGTTCGGGCGGTGCTTCTGCTGCGAGCGCCCGAACGTCGTGGCCCCCGGTCCCGTGCTTGGCGACTGCTCATTGCCTTTCTGTCCTGCCTGCCTTGAGCGGGCCTACCGGTGGCGCCGTCAAGCACTGATGCGCGCCGACCTGGTCAACAACTGCCCCTCCAACGCGATGAGTTAGGAATCGAGATCGCTATCTTCGACCCGTACGAGGAACCCACGACGACCGGCGATTCCGACTCTGCCGGTCAGAGCAGCGAGCAGTCCGACGACGCGGCCGCGCACGAACGCGGGACCGGCGGGCGGTTCGAGAGCTACTGATCCCGACTCTGTCCCGCGCCGCCCGGAAGGCCGGCTCGGGGACGGGGCCCCGCTCCACCGCGCGTCGGGAGCCACGGTGGACGCCGCTCCCAACGGGCTTGGCCTTTGGCCAAGGGAAGCGGCACGGGCTCCGCTCGCCCCCTCCCCCCAGGGCGGGCGGGGCCCCTCGATCCCCCGGAGGAGATTCTCACAGTGAACCGCCCTCCGGGTCCCGCCCATCCCGGTTTTTGAAACGGGCCGGGATGGGCACACCCTCCGCCCCGTTCCGCGCGCTGCCCGCTGCGGAACGGGGCACCCTCATCCCCCAGGAGTAGCTATGGACCACGCTCACCGCCTCGACGCTCAAGTACTCGTTCTGGATCAGGCCGGAGGCTTGGTGCTGCTGGTCCTCCCGGCGGAGCGGCCGGACTGGACGCTGCCGGGTGGCGGCGTCATTCCCGGGGAGTCGGTTGCGGCGGCCGCGCGGCGCGCGTTGAGTGACTGGACCGGCCTGGAGCGGGAGATCGGTCACGGCCTGGTCGAGGATCAGGTGCCGCAGGACGTCGCGACGGGCGCCCCCGAGGGAATCGCCATCGTGTGCGACGGGGGGCGAATGTCGCTCACGGAGGCCGGCGCGCTGTCCCTGCCGGTCAAGCGTGCGCTGGACATTCGTGCTCTGGAGTGGGTGCCGGTGGATCTCCTGTCCCGCTACACCGAGCCGTTCATCGAGCGTCGCATCCGTGCCGCCGTGGCGGCGTCCTTGCTCGGAAACCGGTTCCCGCTGCTGTTCCGGGGTGAGTTGACCAACGCGACGTAGAAGGCTTCGCGCTGCCGCGCGAGCCCCCCAAGACTCCCGTCCCGGCAGCTCGCTGCTGCTCGCGATCGCCGGGCCGGGTCCGCAAGTCGCAACAACCGAAGGGAGATCAGCAATGAGTACCGCTCAGGAAGCGTCCGCTGTGGCGGATGTGCGAAGCCTCGTCACCCCGGAGGAGTTCGCCGGGGTCGTGGCGACGGTGGAGCGCAACAACCCCGGCATGGGGGTCGACACGGCCGAGCAGATCACGGCCGAGGCGCTCAAGTTCGTCGTCGCGTGCGCGGCCTCGCCCCGGTCTGGGCTCAAGCCGTCCCGGACCGTGGATGAGGGGTGGCACGCCCTGATCCTGCACACGGTGGTCTATGCCCGCCTGTGCAAGCGGCTGGGGCTGTTCGTCCACCACGTCCCCGAGCCGCCGGACACGACCCGCCACGACCCCGACGCGCTCACCCGCACCATGGACGCGATCCGTGGTGCCGGGTACGACGTCGACACCGCGTTGTGGAAGCCGCCGACGGACCGCAGTATCCCGGTGGCTGCCGGGTGCGAGCACACCGAGGAACCTAGCGGGTGCGGCTTCGACTGCGGCAACAGCGGGCCGAACGCGGCCTAGCAGCAACCGGCGTGGCAGAACTTGGGTTGCCCCTCACCGGGTCGGCGAGTTCTGCCATGCTGGCTCAATGAAGGTCAGTGATCTGCCTCCGGACACACCGGAGTTTGTCAAGGCGCATGTCTATGCGATGTGTGAACTAGCTGCCGGGCGTGTCATCGCTGACAGCTTGATCCTGGTTCCTTGGCCGGCGGGAAGCGAGCAGTACGACCACTTGGTCGGCACTGCGCCGGGGTTCCGAACCTGCTGGTTCCGGCTGCCGCCCGAAGGTCCCGTGCCACGCAAGCGGCATCATCGGCGCCCGACGCCGGGTGACGGATGGACGCTGGATTCGCTGGGCGGGGTCAGCTGACGGGGATTTCGTCCCCTACTTGGCAGGCGCCCCACTCGGCCGACCGAGTTCCGATTCGGCGTTGTGGCGTCTAAGGGGTCTGGCCGGTCACGAAGCTGCCCATGCCGGTGCGCGTGACCACCAGGCCCCTCGCCCGCAGGTGAGCGACCGCCTTGCGAGTGGTCTTGCGGTCCACCCCGAACTCCTCCGTGAGTTGAACTTCGGAGATCTTGTCATCGGGCCGGAGTCTGCCGGTCTCGATACGCGCGGTGATGATCTCCGCGATCTGTTCCCACTTTGCGCGGGTCGGGTTGAACTCGAACACCCCATGACGGTAGCCGTGACGGCTGACCGGTCATAGCCATGGATACCCATGGACAGGTATGGACAGGCTGAGTACCGTCGTTACCGAAGAACCCCCGGCGGCCGATTAGGCCCGGCCGCCGGGGGTCAACCGCCGAATGCTTTAGAGGAGCACTCGACATGTCGGATCTTACCTTCTGGGTGTGGTGCGTCGGTGCCGCCGGCTGCCTGGCGGCGGCTACGGCTCTGGCGCTCTGGCTCACCGCCGATCTCGCCCCCAAGGGGCGCCACCGGGCGTCCGGGCAGTCGATCACGATCGATCTGGACGGGCTTCGGACCCCCGCATACGACCGCCGTCCGGTGCCGGTTCCGCCGCCCGGCGAACTGGTCTTTCTGCCCGCCGTGCTGCCCGTGCCTGTGGTCGTCCCGTCCGTTGTGCCCACGCGGCGGGACGTCGAATCGGGGGTGATCGCGCGGGAGCGTCGTGCGGTCCGCGTCGCGGAAGCAGCCGGGGTGGAGCGTGCCTCCGGGTGTGCCTCCGCGCGTGCCTCCGGGGAGGAGCCGGAGCCCCCGCACGTGGTGCCGCTGTGGGAGCGGGACGAAGAGCGGCGGCGGGTCCGGCGGCGGCGCGCCCTCGTGGCGGCGTCCAAGGAACTGCCCGATCCTGGCTACTCGTTCGAGGGTGAGCACGCTCTCGTCGGGGTGGTGGCGTGATGACCCCGGCGACCACCCGGAAGCCCGTGTGCGGCGCCCGGCGCCCCGGCAGTACGTCCCCCTGCGTGCTCGATCCGTTCCACCGTGGCGGCCACGTGAACGGGGCCGGGGAGGGCTGGCCGCGCGTCGGCCCGGTCTACTGTGCCCGGTGCCGGGGGGAGGCCGTGAGTCCGGTTGCGGGTGGTCACCAGGAGTCACCTGCCGGTCCGGGGATCACGGCGTGGGTGTGCTCGCCGAACTGCCCGTAGCAGGCGTCCTGTTCGCCCCGTCCGGCTGGTTTCCGGGCGGGGCGTCCGGCTGCCCGGTTCACGCCGGGGGCGTGCGCGCGGACGGTGGTCGGGGTGGTGGCGGCGCCGGTCGGCCGGGAGTACCTTGGACGGCCCGCCGGGTCGCTGAGCAGCCCCCGGGCCTTCGCGCCCCGGGGTCGTTCGTGTTGGTGCACAGTCATACTGCTGTCAGTGGGGTGTGGTACCGATTTCAGGACAGTCGATACTTATCGGCCACAGGGCGGGCGGACAGTGCACGGGGGTGGCGGGGATGTCGAACAGGGGCGGTTCCGGCGACGGCGACGAGATCGGCGACGAGAGTGGGGAGATCTTCCTCGGTGGCGGGCCGATGATCCCGGGGGTGGACTACGAGGGCGCGTGGCTTGAGGCCAGGACGGCGGCGGTCGACCTGAACGCGGCACTGGTCGGGCTGGGGCTGGCCGGTGACGATCTCGTCAAGGCACAGGCGGGGTGGGCCGACGACGGCCGGGGGGTCGTGTTCCTGAAGGGAACGCTCTCGGGTGCGCGCCGGCTGCGGGTGATCCTCGACGGCATGGCGGCGCGGGGCGAGGTCGATGTGGCCGGGGAGTCGACGGATGCCGCCGGGAGTTGATCTTCAGCGGCGCCGCGGCACGGTTCTCCGCGGTGCTGCGGGCC comes from Streptomyces sp. TLI_053 and encodes:
- a CDS encoding winged helix-turn-helix domain-containing protein, with product MFEFNPTRAKWEQIAEIITARIETGRLRPDDKISEVQLTEEFGVDRKTTRKAVAHLRARGLVVTRTGMGSFVTGQTP
- a CDS encoding TIGR03086 family metal-binding protein, with product MECPHPPGFHTEVREHYAATGAEVARLLRSAPEDVWTAPTPCRDWDVRALVNHLAAQHLWVCQAIAGYTPAQIGHRFEGDVLGRNPSGVWSMAVRSAQRALDRPGAPDLLVHLGYGVRDAGGYARELVAETVVHGWDLSRALGEHGRMPPGSARYALTEFHGYRDLAGTGRFDPPFAAPPGADAEAQLLALTGRDPAWSADRI
- a CDS encoding helix-turn-helix transcriptional regulator; translation: MNLNELDPESSPAAGFGVFLRTLREQHGWTQEHLARLIGCTASHVSALENGRRRATQRISTALDKAFGTAEDGVFRQRASEVKYSALLAGFSQYVEHEPKAVELRLFTLGIVPGLLQTTEYAAAIAAGAVERGSITPDQADERVRVLISRQVNVQRTPPPLVHAVLDESCVRRPVGGNAVMAAQLDRLVEFANEPNNMLQLAPYRLGERRAFDLPVYILTMRDRSLMSYAESAQQGHLERETDAVLPMLTAYYQLQGQALSQADSVEMIRELRRELS
- a CDS encoding NUDIX domain-containing protein, which translates into the protein MDHAHRLDAQVLVLDQAGGLVLLVLPAERPDWTLPGGGVIPGESVAAAARRALSDWTGLEREIGHGLVEDQVPQDVATGAPEGIAIVCDGGRMSLTEAGALSLPVKRALDIRALEWVPVDLLSRYTEPFIERRIRAAVAASLLGNRFPLLFRGELTNAT
- a CDS encoding DUF397 domain-containing protein, producing MTAGGPNWFKSSYSSNGGECVEIASNIPDVVPVRDSKDPEGPALVFSASEFTAFVDAVRNGEFGTV
- a CDS encoding amino acid permease produces the protein MQTSPAVTRQAPRPARTDVDPTPPPHAPATPPAGRRFGLPTATALVMGNIIGGGIFMIPAAVAPYGTVSLLAFAVLTAGAITLALVFGRLARRDPRTGGPYVYAREEFGDFAGFLAAWSYWITTWVSNAALAVAAVGYLDVLWPVGRSTGLALVCALAVQWLPALANLAGTRYVGAVQLVSTVLKLVALMVVSVAGLSAFDPANLGPFDATGEGWLAGTTAAAAILLFSYLGVESAAMSAGQVRDPERNVGRASVLGTAGAAVVYLLGTLAVFGTVAHERLIHSTAPFSDAVNTVFGGSWGGTAVAVAALVSMTGALNGWTLLSAQAPCAAARDGLFPAVFTVERRGVPVVGVLVGVTLASLLTVLNFASGAKSAFDTLVLVTTFTATVPYLLSTAAQLRWLLRGDRARVAPARLARDLTLALGAFAFSAWLAVGSGWAAVCQGTLFLLAGVLVHVVRTARRR